The genomic stretch accactctaattccactgaaaataactgaattttaacccaaaaaggcTCAATCCTACCTAAAATTCCTTGTTCCCTCCTCAGAAAAACTCAGTCCCATGCCAAACTCTCCATTCCACAGCCACCAGGGTGAGATGGAgttggaaggagattgggagaagtgggatctcaatttggagcaatgggatggggattgtgtggggctgggtgtgtgggatgtatttgatagcaaataaaactttcagagttactgatttctgtcccatttattttctgtcagttctgtttgcagagtgccaccttctcagctgattcaattcctataaaaatcccattttttaaatcatctatcccaaacaatccaaaaaccaatattgaaataaaaccacccacacataattaattttttaaaaataattttagtttttcaagagtacttaaggatgttattaaagtttaattgtttgtttgaaatgtctgagaaattatagtggtgtttggttttgtgtttagtatatttgtaatatgaattgtttaactAAGATGTGTTAGATTGATTGTTATTTTCTTTAgattttttaatctaaaaaaattagttattgagttaaaattttcaaaaggtatttcttgatatataatttgtttatttatatgcattggtaatattatagtaatacTTATTTTTGGTTTGAGTTAAATCATAGTTTGAGTATTGTAAAGaagtgttgattttttttattataatttatttaatttcaattattatttctttgtttatagttttattgcaatttgttgaggggataggaaggaagttcaagggcaggaacattttttcctggctgggaactggaattccagaccctgggagtgtgtgcaggaccccacagactgggatcaaatatgggcttgGATCCTTTGGATTGGGGCTGCACAGGCTGggaccatatggatcaggaccacacagactgAGATAAattggactgggatcaaatatggactgggactgttttttaaagtaactttgttatatagtttttatttctgttgttaattaagctcagtgaaatagctgcttgtgttaaactgcctgcttggatgggataacatccaatgcacccaggatgaggacacctgtacagatctgccaactatcagcactccccgtctgaaggcagagtgcaccaaggcccaaaaactggaggtgataaagagaaggagccaaaaccacagccaagaaacacacatgctctgaaaaggcagacccaaggaggggccatgtaaaatcattcctggaatatgtaaagtagtttatggatatgcatgaggctctatgaatatgcaccaggctgatgtaaggggaaaggtatttcagggcgATGCTGAttccttggttgtggttttagtccattcttatcacctccagtttttgggcttTGGTCCACTCTGACtctgagaaattgaggttttgggatttttagtatgttgtggatggaagcaaaatgGAGGGCACAGTGTTTCCTGTGTTTCTTcttcctgggtttcttcttcatgcttcttccttcttcttcatgggtttgggtggctttttgtaattgggcagaaattccacattgcaggctctttgggatcagttattgggttaaaagggaaaataatctaggtgtcagttcttaattggatagtttagtcttaaaagaccttggaacaagagattgtgggccattttgtgccttctaatgaaaagctgctgaactcccagtaatgaggctgttttacagataagaaataataaacacttgagtctgaacatgaattactgtctcaagtgccttcaatccagagccAGTGAAACCAACAACTGGTACCCCACAGCTTGAGGTAGTGCCAAGGCAGAACTTGttcatgctcttttcccctggtgATTTTCTACTCCCGTCCAGACTCTGATAGCAAAGCCGTGCTGGTGACAAAAGAttgaccttggcatcctggggcactttctgggtgggtgtttgaatctgcttttccaggcctcgggctgagcagggtgaggccgaggcctgggcccctccaggcggcgccgggagccccggggcagcggcgaggggcggccctgaggggcggcacagggggcatttcccccgagcgggcgggcgggcgggcggcggggaaaggcgccctgggcacaagggcaggcacaagggccccggctctctgcagtgcgggcggcccagcgccaatcgctgctcccggagccgctgccagggccgggtctcctccccgccgctgaccctgcacctgcagcgctgcctccgcctctgccgggctccccggcacggacggcaaggacgtggacacgctgcagcaggggcccagcagggacacccagatggtgccggggctgcagctcctctcctgcaaggaaaggctgacacagctcggcttcttcagcctgggaaagagacccagcctagatccagctgtggccttccagtacctgagggcaacacacaagaaagctggacagggactttgtacgagggcaggcaaggacaggacaagggagcatggatccaaatggagagagattaggtttaggtaagggattcagaaaaaagactctcctggaacaggttgcccagagaaggtgggcatgtcccgtccctgacagtgttcaaggccaggctgcatggagctctagACAAGCCGGTCCAGTGCAAggggtccccagccacagcaggggggttgcagccatgggattttccagatcccttccaagccaaaccatgccacgactccatgattctgggatacttcccctcctcatcctctggcagaaaaagaaacttggccccaagttccacactgcagaccatgtcttttggcagcctgcaactgtgtcaacagaggatgaaaagagatgacattactgacacgatttcccttttctacttgaaaagtaaatgctctgctcctgtccactctGGCAAAATTGTCAGAGGAGGCAATTGTTCCCCATGAAAAGCTTGGTCTCATGCAAAGAGGAAAGAAGCCAGAAGCCAACATTCTTCGTTATTGCTAcgttgttttctttggttacttctctaataggaatgactttggagtgtgatttgtttgtttctctctttcgttcctgacggcatcgcggtccccccgcagcgcaagggcgcccttgtgcccctggagctggcgctgctgtggaTGGTGTCGCAGCCTGGCTTCCGCGGCGTCGTGCGGCTCCTGGACGTGTTCGAGGTGCCCGAGGGCTTCGCGCTGCTCATGGAgcgtccgcagcgctgtcagcacctctggtacttcctgcacgagtggcggttcctgacggagcccgtggggcgggggctgttccgccaggtgctggaggccatggggcactgcagcagccgcggcgtCCTGCACCGCCACATCAAGGCCGAGAACGTCCTCGTCGACCTGGCCACGGGCTGGGCGAAGCTCATCGACTTTGGCTGCGGCACGATCCTCCAGGACACGTTCTACACCCGGATGTCAGGTGAGCCCAAGCCGGGGCCCAGCTTCGCAGTGGAGTTCCCCccttggctggcagagggggaagagggagggaaggaaggagggaaggaaggagggggaatccatcttcagccagctgcagccaggttgctttttggcagggcaggggctggctgttgtggaacgggagctggctgggagggagggagcagcatgggcctgatgagctgcgcccgtgtcccataggaacgctggagtacagcccaccggagtggatcctctttggctgctaccatggccagccagccaccatctggtccctgggcatcctgctctatgagctgctctgtgggcaccttcctttccacagCAACGAGGACATCGTCCGGGGCCAGCTCTTCTTCCCACCCTGGGTGTCTCAAGGTGGGGATGCGCCTTCAAGGCACGAGGGGAAGAACGGGGTTGGGAGGGGCGGTTGGCACATAAGcatcctgctcttgcagctggtgaggaggtggatctcctgggcttagctggaggaggtggcacctgtgcctctgtgctggtgtcctctgcaagagaggatcgataggaagcttttggctgcagctctgagcactcctggtgtggcctgggcactgtggaacgTGGGAGAGAATGGACAGGAGCCTTGTCCCGCTGAGCTTTGTAGACAGTTGGCtggctgagaaaggtcacgtcgACATAATACCCCTGGTTAAGCAAGAAGGAGAGAAGTCTAGaagtcagcagtcagtgtccataTAAGGCAAGGACATTATGCCCTTGATGCAACAACAGGACAGGGGAGAGgctcttttgccaaaaatatgaagaatagtttcaacagaataaccacaagaatgcaGAAGTAGGCATAGTTGGCCGATAAGTaactaaccaataatgagcACTCCTTTGCCGATCCAACACAAACCcaaactccagccctgggataccCTATAAAAACCTCACGGCCCTCCCTTTGCCCTGTCTTTCGGGGGTCAGAAATGGATTCTGGAgctttctgaaacccagacccgtCTCGTTTGTTCCCGGcaccggcagctgcagcctccctggacaccatgaactctggagaatgggggcagccagtggggacaggtcctggactgcaagataagtgtgtgttctgtttgccatctgtcagtggtggggcagttatcttctgttcattgggcagattctctcttccacaaccaatcctccctgtGGGGAGGTGTGTTCCATTAGTAGGCCAttgattattaattattaatcttCTGGTAATGTGCCACTgggtgtcactgcatggctgattaaATTACATCATCGtattgggagatgctccgcccagggggaggagccaagcattcctacctggatagaatctgagatttggaacactgtaggcagccttttcctcctggattcccagagcagcagctgtctttcttctccactgcattcccagaggatcagccttttcctgctggattcccagaggagcagctgtctttcttctccacgggattcccagaggatcagccttttcctactggattcccagaggagcagctgtctttcttctccacgggattcccagaggatcagccttttccaactggattcccagaggaaggaagattcccaggcccatctgcagcagccctggaccttcagagggaaactccacccttctccaggatccctgctccaacagagccacacctggcactgcaggagggctgcagccaccactgaatgggactgctgccagcaccctgacccacagggtgtcaggtcctgttctgactctgtctgtggggttttttttgtttgtactactgcatttatatttttattttttcctaaaaaagaactgttattcctattcccatatctttgcctgaaagctccttaatttcaaaattgtaACAATTCCGAGggaggggtttacattttccactccaggggaggctcctgccttccttagcagacacctggcttttcaaaccaagacaataacaaagttactttaacaccacagatagaaaatccattttaatctctgcaaaaagccaatattatgtgTCCATAACAATAAACCTCTTGCTGAGTGATGGTAGATGTCCAAGTAACTTTGTtctaaagatatagtttttatttctgttgttaattaagcttagtgaaatagctgcttgtgttaaactgcctgcttggatgggataacatccaatgcacccaggatgaggacacctgtacagatctgccaactatcagcactccctgtctgaagtgAGCTACACTTTGGTAACATCTCATGTTTCATGCATGCAGTGGGTGACaagatgatttaaaatgctaatgaaataaactagaaagatttaaaaatgctaataaaataaacaagaaaggtcatttttgttcctcaaaataacaacaacaacaacaacaagttctggtttaatgaaaggtggaatctgttGCTCTTAAGGGCAAAGATTCATAGCTGGAATAAAGAGTGTTCAGCCCAGCTGTTTCCACTATGAGGCCGTATTTCATCCCCCCTGAAAGTCCttcatgtttgcacagaaaactgtccctgcacagcccaataaattccatcacttcagctggccaaacaaccactgtggtcaagtggggtctgagcagcttccaggatcccaagcagcttcagaagcttcattttacacctcctcttctcccagtgaatacccagcaccaccatcactgtggaCCCATAGCTATGGATCactggcctggccagcacagggctaatgtttgcatcagccaggaggagctgctctgcctggctgtctgtctcagcctcagccctgagaccccaaatgcctccattctggcccaatccttcctggtgctgagcataagaactcgtgcagacaagagcagggagggaatctccccagccgtttatcacctcagcaacaagacctTGGTACCAGGCTGTTATctgtagcagaaagcagcagcaggaaggagacaccagatcaccagccccaggccatggccctggtgctgtccttaccagtgatcagtgtctgcagctctccaggagctcagggagcagggatgctcctcaccatctcatcttacccatgcacccaaagccacagccagctgtgtgctcctgcccaccagcacatgccaaggcacagcgtgggattcttggggaggtgtcctctgcagggccaggagctggacttggtgatccttgggggtcctttccagcccaggatattttgtgattctaaggctttggccagcccaggtttcagccacctccctgatccaggtgtgattgaccccaaaccagatcttgcctctgtctaccctccagtgcaaggaacatgttgcatctaccccagccccgctgcttgtgtctgatggatcatgctgaccttttcaacatatttcttggaatattataaaacattatctgacaaaaagcaaaagaaacaaaaaaccccaaacccaaaacaaaacaaaaaaaaacccaaaagcaaaaaaagccaacaaaccaacccaaaGGAAATCAATTTGGGTGATGATGGCCTTTTGTTCCAGTTTATCCTGCACCAAACTCCATAGATGGTaactctgaacatttcccagaccTTCACAGTAGAGCTTGGAACTGTCTCTCTGATTTCTTGGTTGTTTCATGACACGTGCATTTCTCCTATATAATCCCAGTGTTTTGCTTAGAAGCCATATTATAACTGGGAATCAATCTTCTTCATTTGAACATCTAGGACAGATTCACACATCATTTCACCATTAACTAGGATAGACTCAGCCTTGCAGATCTTTCAGGTttcaagcctggctgtgttgtttcagttctttgctgctgcttgtgttttgtgaaaaaaaaaaaaataaataaccagACTTTGGGACTTTCTGTTGCGGCTTGAAGAAGAACACAGGTTGTTTCATCGCTGTTGTGAGACATGTGTTACCCGGCTCATTAATTCAcaacagttcttgttttctctgcctttttcacgCTGATGTGATACATTTGTGAAGTCCAGGGTTGTACTGCAAGTGATTAATGCTGCAGTAAAGTCTGATAAACTGAGATTCCAACAAAAGAGTGTGAAGAATGTAACCTCTAAAGTTCTGAAAGCTCACATGTGACAAAACCCATAAATCCCCCCAGAGGCAGTCATTATGGTGAGTTACTAACTAGattatgcagctgcatttgtcatcatttcccattacgtagagaataaacctgtcaggctgatttatggcagagggctccacaagatgggaactggcacctgtactgttctgtggaaacgatgagaaatgctgtgtgtgctcaagtgctgaatggataaggaaggaggggagataactgttctttgaaggcactgattcagggacaaagacttcagagaggagtcatgcttacacccatgggatggcaggaagagtatccaccaacctgtcccaacagcagcagcagcatcagaatgcattctccacaggtggagggaagagaggagagaggaggtcttttgaggggaccaaagtcagtcatggagaaatcctagaagcctggaatggtttgggtcacAAGGCATCtgaaaaaccatcttgttctaacccctgctgtgggccgtgacaaactgaacagctgaatgcctggctactcaggggatactcaaggttttggattccatgcctgtgcatctaccgtggagcagctgggtctgctgggagcagatggcatccacctgagctcagagcaggccaaaagatgggcagatgtgggactgagcagggcgagggacatccctgcacagcagcgctctgacaagagcagcagtggcctcctctcagtgcccttccccgagcagcagccgctgaacaccatggtggctacacagatgcttttggctctgcaatccctttgtgctcaaaggccacgctgggcatttcagctgggctggaaggtctggctgggcagggaacggggaagaggcactgctggtgtgagctccatgtgtccactggggacacaaggaagattctgttcatccaaagaaaaccacaagcagccagtccctgctaacacagcagtgcgactctgtccagagcagctcaaattctctgccagaaccatccccctgcaccttcttgatctgaaggggactagaagtggtttcactgcagttctttatttctgctgtctgataatgggaaggtttcacagaagtcttggatggactggatcagggaagagtcaagcaagaaaaactgagcAACCATCACCCAACCCCACTGACAGAAGAACAAGTcccattaggaaaagcacctcaggtgttttcatagttgatattatgtatcctactCAACATTATTGATTATAACCTTTTCCCTTTCGAAACTTATCAGTGGggacttctgcctgctttgAGAGGGAACCCCTggggcccatcccctcccagaggggctgcacttgctgcctgccggggctttcattgctgggcccactgggagcccctgagctgggctgggcaccaagggcagggctggcccggctgtgatgcctctggcccctgtgacaccaggggcagcgtgtcacaatgggggcagctggaaaaggcccccgcaggtaacgctggcccagcacagcctgggcaagcggtgagtgcgcacgtggcggggctgggccgggccagggccgggccacaagcgccgcacccgggcctgcattgtccccctgcacccagggccagcccctggggccggcgccttggccggggcacggggctgctgctgctggcccactggcacaggccctgctgcctgccagctgcccggggccctctgcttctgccctcacatccctgcgcctccgggcctcacttcagcgcccacaagctcccttggcagccccagtgaaagccttgtctctctcctcctgcagaccatggcgcacagagcagtcctggctgggcttgtgctgcttctcttcctgttcccactttccgtggtggacagatttcacggggatgggcagccccgtgcagaggagatgaaagcggcccccccagagccagctgagcctggctggggaccctggctcctggctgccttgcgctacctgcaccagctctggcaaattgctcagccgctgctcctgcttttgggctggtggctcaggcgcagaagggcagccacgaggcagagagcagcggcccagagagctgaggaaaaggccagaaggaggaaggtggaaagcgagcggagaaggcggctccttaggaagagattcaaagacatggagcaaatgcgccgggccacgaaagaaatagaaaagcaaatggccaggctgattgggatgaatagggatacaaacaggatgctgaaggtaggcagggcaggcttttggaggagcacaggcagtggctgtgtgaagaaaagcttcctgctggagatgctctctgggccggccaaggcgagccgcacatctttgtgagcagccggcgcacagagctgcgcttgctgcccagcacagccctgcgccggggcacaggctccgggctcctgacacaccctgcccctctgccctctctctcctcacgggatctgtagtaactgcatctattttaacccttttccaTGCAGAGGCTTTGCATCTGCTCGGAGGAAAGCACCATCTGAAGGAATCGGGCCCAATGATTGGAGATTGATTCAGATTCttaaatagttttgaaatatttaaaatatcttatttaaaaatagttgtctttagcaacattttccaaactttttattactataatgtAGATTACTACTCTTGTAAGagatcataaatattttaataataagtaGGAATTAAATAATGGCACTTTTCTTTAGATTACATAGAACTTATAATTCTTCAAAATTACCAAGAATTATTACAGTTAACCAAAACTGAagtattctttctttttatctAAACCAGCAAATATTGCTTAATCTTCATGatccaataattattttgtgtcttgtttaatattcatatatacagtatatagacTGTTGCTATGAATGCCTATAATCACaattggttaatttaaattacactctctgccctcctgtctcgggagggtgacttccctcaggcagctgcagtccctgtcaagatgcaataaaggcaatgcctgaacaaacgctgtgtctgtgagtgtccatgctggactcaggtgtcagctgtggggaattcctgacacaggggcaccacagcagcccttggccatgcagaggctcctttcctcccctgcagcagctgctcctttggtgctgtgatccagcctctgctctgcgtgatgccaaatgcaagaaaaccaggagtgccaccactcagactgtcactcgggtccctgcagagctcaggagccaccacggctgtgtaggtgtggaacctgcagtgggccatgacagcagggacagcagggacagcagggacagggggacacagcacagcaatcacagcccggctgccctgggacaggcccggcaggcagacaggacacggggcaggcaggagtccccatcctctctgtgccctcctgagcacaggcacataagggacaggggcaatggggacacagccggcccctctcctctgggaatatcccacctgcccaggggccctgacagaacgcaggggctgaggctctgcaaggggaacccaaggctgagcaggaggacctccaagttacatctgcccacattctgcatgcaaactgctgcgtggaggagaaaaccagaggggccttgccacagcagatcccatctgagggaaggtgttctctattcctgcacacgggtgccccatgcaacatggagcacatgaatgcactttgacaccagattctcagccctgcttgagcgctctggcacagcaggagcggccattccctaataacacacgggtttgcaactcttgtgcaaagcaacacaaattgtctctctcctcctgcagaccatggtgtccaaatcagtccctgccctgctggtgctgctcctcttccacttcccacggcccgtggtgatcagttgggatgaggatgcagagctgggcaaagagggcctggagcaggctaccccagagccacccgagcctgcctggggacccctgctctgggcagccgtgcagcaggggccctactgggctgctgctgagctgctcttcctgcctttcttcctctgcctcaggcccagaagggcggccatgaagcagagagcagcggcccggagagctgaagaagaggccagaaggcgcgggatggaaatggagcagagaaggcttcgCTTCAAGAGGACATGCAAAGACTTGAAGGAGATGTGAAggaccatgaagatgatcaagaagaaaatggccaggctgatttgaatgaacagcaaggtgagctggttcctgctgtgcagctgaactcattgtgttcaatcagatttcctctgcacggatgtcattgtagtcagatgagaaattggCCCCTTAATTTGAATGCAGTGGTGCATAGAGCTGTAGTCTAATGTTTTAATGTAGCTGACCTGTGCCCTGATAGCAAggggtgtttaacaaatctggtattgccagaaggcttttgttactctcagactgtgctctgcacatggagcagcagaagaattaagGCCAAATCCTCCCTCAGGAACTGGAGGATATCACACGTGGGTAAGGAGCTTTTGTAAGGGAGAATTGACTGTTCTTCTGTTCCaccaggtgaccctgtgctCCAACACGTCGATGGAGTTCTACCAGAGAATGCTGGTGCACCTGGAGGGTGTTGGCAAGGGAGGGGCAACCCTGATCATCACAGCCAGGTCCCAGCCCTTGCCTggctcccccaggcactgccttgcccaggctttgctggctgcagctgccaaggagaagtgctgctggatgccctcatgttgtgccagctggacatgagaacagcagtgcttgggcagcagcctgtggtgaaaagcacccctgctcacagcccagcacggGCCTGGGCCCTCT from Agelaius phoeniceus isolate bAgePho1 chromosome 28, bAgePho1.hap1, whole genome shotgun sequence encodes the following:
- the LOC143696048 gene encoding serine/threonine-protein kinase pim-3-like; amino-acid sequence: MVNPEARSNRVIGRGRERKGALVPLELALLWMVSQPGFRGVVRLLDVFEVPEGFALLMERPQRCQHLWYFLHEWRFLTEPVGRGLFRQVLEAMGHCSSRGVLHRHIKAENVLVDLATGWAKLIDFGCGTILQDTFYTRMSGTLEYSPPEWILFGCYHGQPATIWSLGILLYELLCGHLPFHSNEDIVRGQLFFPPWVSQVRDSIHDNVYINHGLEERQE